DNA sequence from the Rhizobium lusitanum genome:
CATCGCCGATACGGTTTTCTCGATCGGCTCGGTCCGGGAGACTGCGCGCAGACTGTCCCTGTCGGCCTCGACCGTATCGGGGGCGCTCAGGCGGCTGGAGACGGATCTGGCGATGAAGCTTGTCGAGCGCGCCTCCGGAGAGCTTGCAACCTTGCTTGCCAGCGCGAAGGTAAAGAAGGGCCTGCAGCCGATCCTTGCCGGCATGCGAGCACTCTCGGCCCTGACGAAGGACCCGCCGGAGCCGGACGATTATGCCCAATGGGCCGCCCGCCTGCCGCTGAAGATCGCCACCATCGAGCGTTTCCTCGAAGTCGCCGATCAGGGCAGCATCAATCGCGCCGCCCGCCGCCTGCGCCTCGGTCAGCCGCAGCTTTCGCTACAGATCGCCAATCTGGAGGATCTGTTCGGCTGCCGTCTGTTCGAGCGGCAGGCGCAGGGCTCGATGCTGACGGAGGCGGGCCGCGAGGTCCATGCCATTCTCGCTGGCATTGCCGAGGCCTGGGACGAGATGAAGGCGACGTCGGACGAGCGGTTCCAGCGGGTGGCGCGGGCGGTGCGCATCGGCTCGATCATTCCGACCGGCTCGGAAAGCTGGGTGGCCCGCTCGCTTGCCAGCCTCGTGGCGCGCTGGAACAGCAGCGGCAATCGCAACATGCTGTCCCTGATGCTGATGACCGCCGACGATCTGCGCGAGGCGTTGAGATCCGGCCGCATCGATGTCGCCATCGTCGATTCCGTCTTCGGTCTCGACGCCTTCGATCACATGGAACTGCTGGCGACCGACATGGTAGCGATCGCGCCGCCCGGCAGCACGGAGCAGACGGTGGCGGCGCTGGTGGACAATCATCCGCTCTGC
Encoded proteins:
- a CDS encoding LysR family transcriptional regulator codes for the protein MYLGALFIADTVFSIGSVRETARRLSLSASTVSGALRRLETDLAMKLVERASGELATLLASAKVKKGLQPILAGMRALSALTKDPPEPDDYAQWAARLPLKIATIERFLEVADQGSINRAARRLRLGQPQLSLQIANLEDLFGCRLFERQAQGSMLTEAGREVHAILAGIAEAWDEMKATSDERFQRVARAVRIGSIIPTGSESWVARSLASLVARWNSSGNRNMLSLMLMTADDLREALRSGRIDVAIVDSVFGLDAFDHMELLATDMVAIAPPGSTEQTVAALVDNHPLCVPSPRTGIGNAAMAFGYDSGDRRRFRGRDITSADSLPVIVDLVANHGYVSFLGRVSAMPIADKVRIVDPDEVLPLSYHLAHNGRKASVDACRLIRQAVRELVGEAGAGEGIST